From Canis lupus familiaris isolate Mischka breed German Shepherd chromosome 32, alternate assembly UU_Cfam_GSD_1.0, whole genome shotgun sequence:
ATTGTAGGCCTCatggcctgcctgcctgcctgtcaaCCAAAATGCAcgtggaagagaaaaagaggtggCCCAGCGTCTCACTCCATTCCCAGTTCTGCTTCTGGCGCTAAATTTCTTTCACCCCGTCGAGGTGCTTTTGCACCTTCCGAAGACGACATTTCCAAGCAAGACCAAAAGCAACATCAGTTCAAACACCAGGCCAGCTGCTTCCTTTCCGAGGAGGAACTACCTTAGAGGCGACTGTGCGTAAGTCTGGAGGGAACTGGCGCTGCCTCATTTCCAAATCCCTGGGCCAAGTGGGGGAAGACCTCAGTGCTCGGTTCCGACGGTGCAGTCCTGCGCGCGGCTGCGGCCACCACCACCGGGAGTCGGTGGCCCGGAGGGCAGGCTTCCTCCTTAAACCCAGCAACATCTCAGATCTTCAGAAGCGCTTAAGAGGCGTGTTGGTGAGGAGGGACTGAGGGAGGGGAAACGGGAGAGAGCACGGAGTGAGCCAACAATGATTTCCAGGGGGATTGgacaaggagagaaaaagaaagaaaatctcaatctgcccccccccgcctcgcccccccccccacgcggGACACctgcaagccccccccccccccccggctcagTCTGTCCCCGCGGTCTGCTCGGGGGACCCCTCGCCGGCTCTGCGCACCGTCCCGCTGGCGGAGCTCCGCGCCGAGAGCGGGTGGAGACagagcccctgggagcccctgggagcccctgggagccccggacgcccccccacacacacacctagcCCGGCTCGGCCGCTCTGGGGCTCGGGCCTTCCGGAATCCGGAGAGGCGGGGGCGCACCTCCAGGCGGGGGCTCGGGTTTGTCTGGTCCTGGGTGTCCAGGGTTTCCCCGCTCGCGGTCGCGCTCCTGGCGCTGGGCGCCTAAGGGAGaagctgcggggggcgggggggcttcaCGGAGGACGGGAGGCAGGCGCACCGCCGCTCGGAGGTCGATGCTGGAAGCTTCGGCCCAAAGCACCCGTCTCCCGTCCTCGCACCCCGCCCAGTGCGGCGCGGAACGGCTGCCGCAGATGCGCGCCTGCAACCGTCCGAGGGGGCTGCGACTGCAAATCGCGGGACCTTGGGCCTCCCAGGGCAGCAGAGCCTACGGGCGGGCACGCAACCTTGGGAACTTTGTCCGAGCAGGTCAGGCGTCGACCTGCTCTCGACAGCTCCCGCGAACAGGTGCGGGGGTGTGAGTGTCTTCTGGGGCCCTACAGTTGCGCAGCCTACGAGGGTAAACTATACCCTGAAAGCAGATCCTGGGAAATGCagcatccctccccccccccccccccccacacacacacacacacacaccccgccctTAGCCTACCCCGCACTGACAAAAGCCAAAAGAGGAGAGGGATTCGGGATCTGCTCGGAGAGCCCGCTTGGAGAGCGGAGGCGCTAGGCACCCGGTAAGTCGAGGCATTCCGCCCGACTGAGACACAGCAAATGCTAGAGCGGCAACCCGTTGCTTTTCCATTTCCCCAGTCTTTACCACCGGCGGCTACCGGGCTGTGAGCTCAGGCCACCAGTCTAGACTTCACCAGACCAAGACAGCTGCAAATCTGCATAACCCTGTGACCTTGCTACCTCCGCAGGTGTGTGCAGACATCTATGGCCGTGGCCTCAGCCAGCGACCTCGGTTAGCTGGGTAGGTGAGTGGGGTTACGGAATCTTAGAGAGTCTCATCTGAGAACATTCAGACATGGAGAGGGTTAATATACATCCGAAAGCTTGAAAAGGCAGCATTACAACAAAACATTTCAGTTTGCCTTGGCTGAAGGCAAAACTAGCTCTGGGCACCCTTCCCCTACTAATTTCCACCAAAAAGGTCTTGTGGGCTGATTAATCAGCACAGGGGCCTAGCCCTAAAGTGTCTGCCACAACACACCTACCTATGGGGATTGTCTGGGCAGTAGCTGAGCCAAGATTAGTCTTTCTTCCTGATTGTGTGGTTAAGTTAATGAccacacaaaagaaaacacaagcgAAATCGCCTAGTATCCTTCAAATTATATGATTCCAAGCTTTACAAAAAGGAGCATCTGCTTACCTTTTTCTAGATCTAAGTTCATCTCTGAAACCCCAACAGGTAATGAAGCCACCTAGTGAAGAGGAGATTCTGGACAATTGGAACGGAAACATAGGGACATTTAAGTTTTGgcgattttgtttgtttgtttgtttgttttggaaagttAGGCCCAAGTGACCTGTGTTGTTGGTTGGTTGACTGGTTTTAAAGACACTTTTGCTCCAGAGATTCACTAGTATCCCAGGTATGGACAATTTAGTTGGCCTCTCAAGCATTGTGATTTAAGGCTCTCTCAAGTCCATCTTTCATTTGCCCCCAAATATCTTTCTTACTTCTTGCCATCAAATTTACTTCATGACCAATCTCGGTATTTTCTCTATACATCTCCTTTTAGATTTAATTGGGGCCTGAGTAGCCCATTGCAAAAAACAATTCCCCAGTGCTGGGGAGTTTCAAGATAGCAGAATCTGTCTCACTTATTGTATAGATTGGGAAACCAAAATGCAGCTAAATCAAATGATGCCAGTAATGACACAGAGTGATGTCAGTCATGAAGATCagttaaaactgaaattttggACCATTCTCATTCCACTTTGCTGGGGATTAGTGTTTCAGATCATTGAACTAGGAAAACTGAGAGTAGGCCTCAGAGAAATGTAACAGAGAAAGCCCTTAGATGATTAAGTCAACCTACTTTTTCACCAAGCGGGGGTCACACCATGGAGACATCTCTTTGCCCTACCCTTGGTCTTTACTTGCTCCATGCCCTAATTATAACTTGTTTGGTAGTCGCCTTAAGATAATGAAGGTTTTACAATCCTTTTAGAAGGGAAACCATTGAATGCCATCATTGAGACAGTGTGCAACTTCCCCATTTCAGACTTtctcacaagtgtcctccttccAGTAGAGCACTGGCAAGatgtggaggggaaaaaatgggaaagaataaCCTCCTGTGATAGATAAATCAGGGTAGTGTCTATTAGTAAAGCAATTATAGAATGACTCTGAAGAGAATGGACTAAGTGCATGCTACTGTAAGACCCAAAGGATCACATGTTCATGGTTTTGCACCTAATGGCTGCTGAACTACTTAACTAAGAATTGTTGTCAGTGTATGAAGAGTACAGAAAGACTTTCCATAAGAGGAGgaacaggaagaggaggaaaattaTCAGGTTCCTCTGTATCGTATCATAATGCTCTAGGACAGGGTTTTTTTCCAGAGCCCGTGCGGCTGCTCAAGCCTTTAGAAGGAAGGCTGGGCCCAACATTACATAGACTATCATGGTCATTTCACCTTGGTTTCTAAAGAAACTCCCCATTGGATCTCTTAATGGATAACGACAGAATGCTGAAGTGTTCCAGAGCATAGAATACTCCTCCATGTAGGTATCACCGTAGAATTAAAGTGAGCTTCTCATTTAGCTTTTCTGATCAAGGCCCGAGAATGGTCTCTGGCTACTTGTGAAGCTGCTAACTATCCTGCTGCTGAAAAGAATCCTGACATCCCACGGACAGGTTGGCTTCACCGCAGGCATCTTTGTCTAAATGATCTGCCCTATGATGAAGAAGCCCAATACTTTCCCGCTAAAGATTTTATAAACAATAATCAAACTCTGTCGTCTCACTTTTAGGTTCCATATTGgcttagagaaaataaatgtatgtgggACAAGGTTTATTacccctctcttctttccagaGATTCAGTGAAAATAGATGGTATCTACTCAAAGTGTAGCCCTTAGctacaatatatatgtatctatactTAAAAACACTTTCCACATAATTGCTTTGAAGAAAATAGTCATTTATTGTCAAAGCATCCAACATACCTGGATAATCTATAAAGTTTAATAAATCTTTCCAGGGATAAAAGAAACACATAACTATTCAGACTCCATTTCACTGGCACAAAATTACACTTTGtattaaaaggaaatacatatttacataatgATGACATTCTTCATTGAAGTCCATAATCATTTCATGATACATGCACTTCCCCCTGGAAACTTAAATTGAATGGTGacccctttttcttctttttatttgtttttgtaagaACACAAACTGTCATCAAGAAATGCAGAGAGCATCTCACCCTCCTCCTTTActttatatctaaaataaattttgccCTTACATAGAATTATTACATCTAAACCGTAAGTGCTTAATAATTTAAGTAGAAACGTATGACAAATGCATCAATATGTTGCAATATAtgacatttcaaaaaatgtacctttatttttggaaagtgaAAATGCGTGCATTCAAAAGAAAACCCCTCGAACAACCCACCCAATCAAAAATCCACCATcctgtcttgtgtgtgtgtgtgtgtgtgtgtgtgtgtgtgtgtgtgcgtgatgCAGGTCTCCGGTAAACGTGTAGTGCCAAGGTCGGGGTGGCGCGTGTGTGTTCCTGTCCGTCTCCGGGTGCAGTGTTTCAGGTCCCAAGCAGGTGGTGGATGTCCTCGCGTGCTTTCCCCGTAGGTGGCTTGGTTGTGAGTGTACGCGCGTGGAAAACCAGGGTCCTTTCCGGTCAATTGTGCGAGGTCATGTGCCTGGAGAGGTGGTGGCGCTCCCTGAAGGACTCGTTGCAGATGGGGCACTTGAGCTTCTCCTCCCGCCGCCGCTTCACTAGGGGCTCCATGGCGTACTCCTTTTTGTGGTGCGACCGCATGTGGTACACCAGGTCGGAGGTCATGCGGAAGGAGGCATTGCACTTGGCGCACCAGTTCTGCGCGGGCAGACACAGCGAGGTGAAGGAGGGCGGCAGCAGCGTGAGCGCCGAGGGCAGCTGCAGTTGCAggggccccgcggccgccgccgccgccgccgccgccgccgagctcTTGGGCCAGAAGGCGGTGGCGTAGAGGAAGGGGTTCTGCTTGGGCAGCGCGCCGCACCCGCCGTTCAGGTCCGCGGCCCCCTGGAGCTTCACGGCCAGAGGGTCGGCGGCGGCGGGGTAGAGTCTGGCGGGGCCCACGCCGTCGCCGGGGTGGCACGGCTCGAGCGCGCTCAGCTTCTGGCCCAGCACCAGCGGGGGCAGCTGCGGGAAGGAGCGCGCCGGCTGCGAGAAGGCGCTCTTGCGCTCGTCCGACGGGGCGCCCtggccgccgcccgcgccgctgCCGCCCGacgcccccgcgccgcccgcgcccgcgcccgcgcccgccccgcccgcgccggtgacgcccgcgcccgccgcgcccagCTGCGGCACCGAGGTGAAGGCGCTCCCGCGCGCCGGGCTGCCGCCCTCCAGCCGGCCGGGCAGCGGGGCCCCGGGCCGCGGCGCCAGCAGCGCGTCTGCGCCCCCCGGCGAAGCGGCCACCGGCGTGcaggagccgccgccgcccgcgtcCTGGTCGTCGCCGGCCGCGCCCCCGCCGTCGGCGGCCGCGTCCTCCTGCAGacccgccgcccgggccgcctTCTTCACCTCCACGAAGGCGCTGCGCTTCGCCTCGCCCGTCTCGGGGCTGGGCGGCGCGAAGAGGCGGCCGTTCTCTTCCAGGCTGAAGTAGCTGCCCGAGGCGCGGAACTGCTGCGGCGTGCACACCAGGTCCTCCTTGGAGGCGGGCACCGGCCGCTCGGCGAAGCGACCCCGGCCCCccgccagccccccgcccccgccgccgcccccgccgccgccgccgccgccgccctccgccGCCTCCTCCGCGAACTTCCTCTTCCCCTTGCCGCCGCCGCTGGCGTTGCCGTCGGGACTCAGCTCCGCCTCCTGGTGGCCGCCGCCGCTGCCGAGGCTCCGGACCGGGGAGCAGCTGTTGCCTCCCCCCGAGTTTTCGAGCTCCCGGGCCAGGTTGTGAAAGTCCGTGGAGGGCttggcgccgccgccgccggccgcaGGCGGGTTACTGCCctcgggggagggggccgggtaGTGGGGGATGGGGCCGGCTTTGCCGAACTTGGGGCCGGGGCCCAAGGCGGtctcttgctgctgctgctgctgctgctgctgctggtccttgcccccgcccccgcccccgtgaTCCTTGGCGCCCACGCCGCCGCCTTGCTCTTCCTGGGGGCTGGCATCAGCGCTGTGAAGTCTCTTGGGGCAGCGGAAGCGCAGATGCGCCACATAGGGGAACTCAAACTGGAAACGTTGGCTGCATTCCAGGCATGTGTAAGGGGATGACCCTGCTTAGTGAGAAAACACCAAACAcacgcgcacgcgcgcacacacacacgcacacacacacgcgtgcgcgcgcgcacacacacgcacaccacaTGATTATTAAGCATCGTCTCCATACCAGTTTGCCATCACCCTCTGTAAAAATCCACCTTCCATCTTTCAGGACCTGAGCGCCTACAAAAGAGTATCCTGTCCGACCTGAGCTAACTTTCCCCCTCATTTGAGGGGAGTGCAGTAATCACACCAAGTGTCCCCCCCGATTTATTCTCATCTATCTGTCCTGGCTTCATCCCAGACTATACCTCCGAAGGTTCCCAGCAGATGCCCTAAGGGAGGACAGGCGCCAGTGCGCCAgagtgagccccccccccccccatccctacGTCTCCCCCGCTAGTCAAGGGCCCGGTCGCAGGTCTCGAGCCAACCTACCATTCATTTTGCTGTGGGATCtagaggggcagagcaagagtaACTCAGTCAGTTCTTTCCCATACCAAACTAGTAACTCCTCGTCTTTGGCAATCCTGCGGAGAGAGCGGTAAAACAGCTGTCCGTTTTTTATATAGGCTTCAAGGTTCTGCTCCTCTTTATCTCTGGCTGATTGGACGAGTCGCAGCCACATTAGACCTTCTGAAGAACCATTTGCCGCTGAGGTGTCTACCTacagtttagggaaaaaaaaggatacaagAGGGTAGGGGCGTGGGAGGAGGGAGACTCTCGTGAGGGTATGAAGCCAGGGGACCAGGACCATTTCCTTTTTGATATTCTTCTCCAAAGAATTATCTGAGATCAAGCTTAACCATGACTTAACGTGGCATCCATCTTTGTGTTTGTAACCAGCAGACGAGATAGCTGTCCTTTGAAACACTGTATCAATCATATAGATTAAGCTTGGGTTTCATTTATTGGTTGAATATCAAATAAGGAAATTTCTCCTTACAATCTAATTCGTATTAACCTCTTGAGAATTCACTTCTAAGTTATCCCACATTACAAAAGTGTGAGGAATTTTGTTTGCCTCGGAAGTTAAAAAGCAAGCTTAGATCTTAGAAATTATTCTGTGGCATCCATTCATCTTCCTAATTTTGCATTAAACAattaatagtttttctttgtgaaaaaagaagaagaagagagggtgcctgggtgggctcagcggctgagcacctgccttcggctcaaggggtgatcccggagtcccaggatccagtccctcatccaGCTCcgtgcatgaaacctgcttctccctctgtgggtgtctctgcctctctctgtgtgtctctcgtgaataaatagacttaaaaaaaataaaaagaatagaaagcgGGAAGGCTTATATCT
This genomic window contains:
- the PRDM8 gene encoding PR domain zinc finger protein 8 — its product is MEDSGIQRGIWDGDAKAVQQCLTDIFTSVYTTCDIPENAIFGPCILSHTSLYDSIAFIALKSTDKRTVPYIFRVDTSAANGSSEGLMWLRLVQSARDKEEQNLEAYIKNGQLFYRSLRRIAKDEELLVWYGKELTELLLLCPSRSHSKMNGSSPYTCLECSQRFQFEFPYVAHLRFRCPKRLHSADASPQEEQGGGVGAKDHGGGGGGKDQQQQQQQQQQETALGPGPKFGKAGPIPHYPAPSPEGSNPPAAGGGGAKPSTDFHNLARELENSGGGNSCSPVRSLGSGGGHQEAELSPDGNASGGGKGKRKFAEEAAEGGGGGGGGGGGGGGGLAGGRGRFAERPVPASKEDLVCTPQQFRASGSYFSLEENGRLFAPPSPETGEAKRSAFVEVKKAARAAGLQEDAAADGGGAAGDDQDAGGGGSCTPVAASPGGADALLAPRPGAPLPGRLEGGSPARGSAFTSVPQLGAAGAGVTGAGGAGAGAGAGGAGASGGSGAGGGQGAPSDERKSAFSQPARSFPQLPPLVLGQKLSALEPCHPGDGVGPARLYPAAADPLAVKLQGAADLNGGCGALPKQNPFLYATAFWPKSSAAAAAAAAAAGPLQLQLPSALTLLPPSFTSLCLPAQNWCAKCNASFRMTSDLVYHMRSHHKKEYAMEPLVKRRREEKLKCPICNESFRERHHLSRHMTSHN